From the genome of Brassica oleracea var. oleracea cultivar TO1000 chromosome C4, BOL, whole genome shotgun sequence:
TGTGTGTATATATGACATATCTAATCAAGCATGTAAGCGTACGTGTATGTAGATATGACACATATCGTGAAGTATATATGCATGTATAAATATCATTATTTTAGGTATTAATGTATGTATTTCTTAACTGCATATACACGAGAAACATATGATTTGATATGGCGCAATTCTTATAAGCAATTACTTTTATAAATATCAATATATATGTTACAGTTTCTGCTGCACTTTTTTATGCACGCAACATTATTTAACTGATTAATGGTGGCTCGCTCACTGTATAACTCAACTCTAATCGGTTCCCCACATTACAGCATGATTAACGGTAGGAGGGGGTTAAGGGGTTCTTATTTTTAAAAAAAAAAAATTTTAAAAAAAAATTATCTGATTTTTAAAAAAAAAAAAAAAATTAAAAACGAATAATTCGCAGGTCGTCACGTGTCAGTGTGATCCGCGAACAGTACCAGAACCAAAGCAGATTCGCTTCTTGTAGAAGAGAAGGAATAGCTGAATTTTAATAAAAATGTGGACCCCCACCCTTTAAGAGCCATGCTAAAGGGTGCCGTTAATTATGGTCTTTATCTTCTCCTTTTGTGCATGGAATGGATCATCAGCTAATTTATCTTTTCTTAAATACATGGTATCACATGGAAACAAGCATTGGAAGGTGATCACACCGAATTTGCAAGATCACTGTTCTTCTAATTGCATAATTTTTTTCTTCTTTCTGGGTTGTAAGCAACTGTGTCTTTTGGAAGATCAGTATATATATTAAGGGATTTATTTGCATTCTTGTCCTTACTTATTAGAGTTCTTTTGTCCGTAAGAGTCTTGAGACTATAAACCAAACGAATTATTTATTAGATAGTTTCCAATTTATGTTTGGACCCAAAAAGCTGTCGCGTTAGAGAAAGAGACCCCCACAATTCCTAAATGTTGCCGCTTGTCTTCCTCACATCCTATGCTTTTAATTAATTGCACTGTTTTAGTTAATCTCTGCGAACCAATCTTTAATATTCTCACTATCCACTTTTAGGTACAAGTTAAGCCCGTCATGAACCTTAATCATCATCCACTTCTATGTAATCTTTTGCAGAATATATTACGATTTTAAACACAAAAACTAACGGATTAAATCGTCTTAAAATAAATTCGAGGGAGAAGTAATTGGACCGCTGTGGGAACTAATCCGTACAAGACATGGACCCCCGCAAGATACAGTATGTAGAAGACAGAAGTCATTCGATGTAGTAGTTAGTCAAAGGTCGAGATATAGGTGAACCAGTGACCAATCACTTAAACTAAGAGCTTCAGAATATCCTATTACTCTCTACAATTACAAATCACATTTATAATTCTTAAATTGTAAAATATAATAGAATAGATATATTATTGTGTTGTATTTGATAAGAGAATACAATATGCATATATATAGTGGTAACATTAACATAATGTTAACACTAGATAATGCTAACTTTCCTAAACACTTAATGTAAATATGCTAAGAATATCTTGTGATTAACTTGCTCTTCAAGTCTTTCCTTTTAGTCTTGAGGGTCTTCACGGATTTCACGGGTTTCACGGGCTTCACAATCTAGGTCCGTAAGATACATATCTTCCAGCCCAACATATCTAATACTCCCCCGCACGACAAACGTGAGATGCAACACGCAAATCTGCAATCACAAAGCAGACCACGTATGTCGTGGACACTACGTCGAAGAAAACAAACCAATAGATTCCTCTGGGTATAAAGGTTGACTTAGACAATGAGGGATGAAAACTTCAACTCTTCTTTGGTCTTGACAATGAGAATACATCTCGTGGGCGCAACTGCAACTCCAAAAACAATCGTCCTATCTCGGACAGTCTGTAACTTGGACTAAACAAATTGACCTAAAAAACATGAGCATAACTAAAACTCCCCCGTAATGGTTAAACTATAACCAACAAATCTCAAAACTATGAGATATAACACAAGACATCTTTGATAAATTTTAAACTCTAGAATAATATCTTACAAAAAATATTCCAAACTATGGACAAACAACACTGAGATATTCTAAACTATAGAATAAATCTCAGGAAAAGAATTAGCCCATGTGAAAGCCATAAACCCTTAACATTACTAAAACCCTCGAATTCTTTTGCACTGATCACCCGACCAAAACCCAAGAAAATAAATTAGATAAATAAAAAAACCAAAACCCTAATAAAAAAACAAAACCCAACTTCACTTGAATCAACGTCATCATCCGGATCATCTTCACCGTCTTCATCGTCAACACCACCGATGAACGCCATCAAAGCTCTAAAATTATAATGCGGAAGTTTTAATTTCGATCCCAAAGAATCGTCTGCTCTAATACCATGTAAGGTTGAGATTGAAATGTAAACTGTTAACTTGTATTGATATTAACAACTGACGTGAATATATATACAAAGACATAAACCGACTTCCAAGACATAACCCTAGATAAAATAGGAAATATAACATAAGATAGGTAATCCTTATCTAGGATTCCCTTTCCTAATACTCCCCCGCACGACAAACGTGGGATGCACACAAATCTGCAATCACAAAACAGACCACGTATGTCGTGGATACTATGTCGAGGAAAACAAATTATAATGCTCTTCAAGTCTTTTTAGTCCATTACAGAGAGTCCTAGATAAGGATTACCTATAATATATCTATAATATAAATATTTTTTAGTTTATCGTATTAATCCTTAAAATTTTATATATGCATATTGTATTCTCTTATCAAATACAACACAATAATGTATCTATAATATATATATATATATATATGCATATTGTATTCTCTTATCAAATACAACGCAATAATATATCTATAATATAAATATTTTTTAGTTTATCGTATTAATCCTTAAAATTTTATATCTCACTAAAATTTCATTTTCTTATAAATTTAAGTTTTATACATAAAATTAAATAAAAATTTAAAATAAAATTAAAAATATTTTAAAACTAGATTTAGACAATAACAATACAAAATAAACTTGACAACAATTTTTTTAAAAAAAAATTTACATGAAGACATAACTATTACAACAATTTAAATATTACAACAACACTAATAGTCAGGTAAATTTGATCTGGAACCTCCAAATCTCAAAATATTATCTAAACAAATTATGTGTAACCGAAGATGGTTGTTGTTGTTTTGATGTCTTTTTTCATACAATTCTTTCTTATTCAGATCGAATGTAATCACGAGTATTAATATCATTGATTGAAGTTAAGTCTTTTAGCATTTTTTTTCTCTTTTACTTTCTTGTTCAGATCTAATGTATTTACAAGTCTAAGATCACTCGATCTCAACAATTTTTAGTTTGTAATCTACAAATTAAAAATAAAGAGAGTTATTTTTTTACTTTGAAATGCATTAGTTGATCATATATATATTACGAAAATAATTTATTGAATAATATGATATTTTGCTTAAAGTTTAATATTAATTATGTTATTTCTATTTAAAATTTCTATTGTAATAACATTTTATTAATTAATATTGTTATAATATTTTTATATATGTGCTTAGTTATCTACAAAAGTTTTATGAATTTAAATTAATTATGACAAATATAAAAACCATGATATAAAATACAAATAGTTTTGAAGTTTTGCTTTCGGAGAAAAATACCTTAAAACTTCAAATATAGAGTTTTGACAACTTCGTAATAGAGTGTCTTTTTGGAGATGCTCTTAGGAATGGAACAGTTACTGTCTTTACGAACCAACAAGGAAGGGAATATCTTTTTTTTTGGTAACAGAGGAAGGGAATATCTCTTTGGGGTTTTATTAAAACAGAGTTCAGAGAGGTCAGTTATGTTCTCTTCTTGCCTCTCTTAGCTGCTGCATTTAATGACTTTGTGCCTCTTCCACCAAACAATCAAATATTTTTCCACATCATTCTATCAATTTTTTTTCCTATGTTTCCAATACTTAAGTACTTAAATTTATGTGTTGTGATGATTACGATGTATTTTAATTTAAACTAAACTCAGGGAAACAGATCTATACAGTATAACCTAAGAATTATGTTTGCAATAGAAGAAAAATAAATTGTAAGAAATAGTATTAAAGTTTAAGTAATATATGTATATATATCAACTATTCCACTTATTATTAATTAGTTTTAAGTTCTAGTTCTATAAATATTAGCATGATATTAGATTGCTAATTTGTTGCAAATCTAAAAAGTAGGGTATGCTTCGAAATGGACCAAAAATAACATGATAATGAGTGTTATACAGGAAACTATAAGATGTTTGAAGTAATATATAATAGACCACTCTCTTGTTTCTAATTACTTTTAAGTAGAAACCAATGAATCGTACAGAATTAGAATTCTTAGTTTGTCGAATACAATCATTTTATTATCTATCTATATATATTATTAAAAAAGAAGTACAAAAATAAAATAGTCTTTAGTTTTTAAACTTATCGACAATGGCATGCCACTGAAGTTATTAATTAACCTACCTTATAGGATTTTTTTCTTTTCCTCTTAATTAATACATTTTCAAAATCAAATTCTAACTAAAAATTATAGCAACAATAATTAATAAACCTAACTTTTAGTATTCTTTGTCTTTTCCTATTTTATTATACATATGTGTGTTTGAAAATAATTAATTCAATATATACATTTCGTAATTACATACATTTTTTTTTTAACTGCATTAGCAAATGGAAAAAACCAGGTTTGGGGGATAAAAAAAACTATGAAATGGAGATACAAGGAAAACACATAGAAAAAGCTCAACCTTATAAAGATCTATGAGCTAATCTAGATAGTTTCTCTTAAGATCCTTTGATGCAGCCATGCAGGTCCTCCTAACGCCAAATACGATTGCAGGCGACCATCACAGAGGACATTTTTTGCAATTTCACGAGCGATCTGATTAGAGGTTGCTGATGCTGTTTCAAAATTATTTTACATACATTATATGGTAATTATTTTACTAATTCCACATATACATAATAAATAGTAAACAACAATTTTATTATACATAATCATAAATTTTGATCCATAAAAACAGTTTATACAACAATTTTATTATATATTATCTTAAAATTTTGATCCATAAAAAATAAAAATACATTTGTGTGAATTTACATGTCATATTCTAAATAAATGGATGATATAACTAAGGGTTTACATGATAAAATAAAACTACTCAATATAAACTATAAAATTATTTTGTTTTGAAATGTCATATTAAAAAAAAATAAACGGGTAAATTTTATAATATATTATCACTTATACAAATAAATATTCATTTATAAAAAAAACTAACATCCACACGGGTGCGCGGATCAAGTTATAGTTAATATTAAAATAAGCAATAAACATTAAAACAAACCAATGAAAAGAATTTTCTCGAATATTTTTCATCTTTTCAAAACGTGTTATGGTAGCCAAGCGGAGGAGCATAGGTATTATGCGACAAATGTATCGTAGGCGTTGGGCATATTTATGTTTGTCCATTTTTAAGGCTTTTGAAACAAAATTAAAAATTAAAATAATTGTGCATGGAAATTTAGCTACGTTTCCCCTCTATTCCCCATTCATTCATGTTCAAAACTTAGTCTTACATCAACTGCGGTGATAGATTCATTTTAGCTGAATTCAGAAATTGAAAAGCTAATAAGTATTGTAAAGAATGAATACTTTTGTCGTATAAGCATAATCAAACCAGTTATTCAAATCGGGAATAATAGATTCGATCAAAGTGTCTTATGCACAAAAAACAATCGACGTAAACTGAAGAAGAAAAGCCTTTTTTTTTGGAACACGAAGAAAAAGCTTTTCACAGTGATCAGTCCACAAGATTTGAGAGTTGTACGTCTAAGATGCGTTCAAGTAGCAAAACAATATTCAATTTAACCACACACAATATGTAGGAGGTGGAACTGAATCAGATCGATAAAACAAATTAGGTAGATAGCATATAATATTTGCATCGATATAGAACTTACCAGCTTTCTTGGATTCGAATCCAAAACTTGGAACGTGACATAGTACGAAGCCACACAATGCCAACAACATCCTAGTACATAGGTTGGGTCCCTTCCAGTTCCAGCCTCTGGATCGTCTTTAATGATAATTAGGCATATCCATAGTCGGCATATTATAATCATATCAAATCATTAGAAACAATAAACTGATAATAATAATAAGTATACCTAATAATATAAACGAAACATTAGTCACTAAATTTTAAAATCCATATTTGGAGTTTTGCACCATTACCAAAAGAAAACAAGAAGATAGTGGGGAAGGAAGCTACTACTGCTGCATCTTGAGGCACGTGACAAGTTCCCACACGTGTCATAATCGCTTACGTCACGAAGGTCTCTTTGCTCCCTTTTATTTTTCTCTGTTCAATTCACATGGCGTTGAAAAGTGTAAAACACAGTATATTTAATTATTAACCACTGTTAAAAAGAAGAAAGCTTCTGTAACGTCTTTTTACTGTTACAGCCTTTTTTTTAACCTCCCTCCATAGCATAAATACACCTCACCAACTCTCTCGCCTCTCTCTAAACCCAAACACACTCCTCCTTCTTCCTTCCCTCGTCTCTCTCAAACATAAACCTTGTTTCTTGATTTTCTTTACTTTGATTTCCATCGATGTTACGAGAATCAGACAGTGAGATGAGCTTAGGGACCACGAACTCCCCTATTAGCAGCGGGACAGAGAGCTGCAGCAGTTTCAGCCGGTTATCTTTCGACACACCGCCGTCAACCACCGCGACTATCCCCGAGGAAGAAAGCTTCCTCTCCCTTAAACCGCACCGCTCCTCCGACTTCGCCTACGCAGAGATCCGCCGGCGGCGCAAACACGGCCTAACCTTCCGAGATTTTCGCCTCATGCGCCGCATAGGCGCCGGAGACATCGGAACAGTCTACCTATGCCGTCTCGCCGGAGACGAAGAAGAGAGCCGGAGGTCGTATTTCGCGATGAAGGTCGTCGATAAAGAAGCGCTTGCGTTGAAGAAGAAGATGCACAGAGCTGAGATGGAGAAGAAGATTCTGAAGATGCTCGACCATCCTTTTTTGCCGACCCTTTACGCTGAGTTTGAAGCTTCGCATTTCTCTTGCATCGTCATGGAGTATTGCTCCGGCGGAGACTTGCACTCGCTTCGTCATAGACAGCCCGACGGAAGATTCTCCCTTTCCTCCGCCAGGTAATAAAAATTATCTTTTTTATTTTATTTTAAAGAATAAAAATTCGATTATTAAAAAGGAAATTATTAATGTCATACGAACTTGCATGCATCGACTCTGTACATCTTTTGGTATCTTCTCTTACAAAACCTGACCTGTTCTTGTCATGTCGGCTTTTTCAGTTCTTTGAATTGTTAAGAAGAGTCTTTTTCAACCCATCACATTAACAATTAATTATTATTACATTTTTTTACTATTAGCTAAAATATTATTGTACATGTTAATAATTTATTTTGTCTTGAAATAATTTTCTAACAGATTTTACGCGGCTGAAGTTCTAGTGGCGTTAGAATATCTACACATGTTGGGCATCATCTACAGAGATCTCAAGCCTGAAAATATCCTAGTTAGATCGGACGGTCACATCATGCTCTCCGACTTTGACCTCTCCCTATGCTCCGACTCAATCGCAGCCGTCGAATCCTCCTCCTCCTCGCCTGAGAATCAACCACGTTCTTCACCACGTAGACTCACTCGCCTCGCTAAGCTTTTCCACCGCGTCTTGCGGTCCAAAAAGGTTCAGACGCTAGAGCCGAACCGTCTCTTTGTGGCTGAACCGGTTTCCGCCCGGTCCGGTTCGTTTGTTGGTACGCATGAGTACGTTGCACCAGAAGTCGCCTCGGGTGGGTCCCATGGGAATGCCGTTGACTGGTGGGCCTTTGGAGTGTTCCTGTACGAGATTATTTACGGTCGGACTCCGTTCGCCGCGCCGACTAATGACGTCATACTCCGTAACATCGTGAAAAGACAGTTGACTTTCCCGACCGATACGCCGGCTACCATGTTCGAGCTTCATGCGAGGAGTTTGATCTCCGGGTTGCTCAACAAGGACCCGACTAAACGACTCGGGTCGCGGCGAGGCGCCGCGGAGGTTAAGGTTCATCCGTTTTTCAAAGGTCTAAACTTTGCGCTTATCCGTACGTTGACTCCGCCGGAGATTCCTTCTGACGTAAGGAGACCGAAGAAAGCGGCGACGTTTAGTGGTAGAAGTAACAAACCAGCGGCGTTCGATTTCTTTTGAAACGAACGGTAGTGATTAGCGCCCACGTTCTGGTCGGTTCAAGTCGGTGACTGACTTGTGACGATAGATCTTTTAGCTGTACATATTCCCTTGAAGCTGTCCTTAATTTTTTTAAAAATGTTTGTTTTATCTAA
Proteins encoded in this window:
- the LOC106337346 gene encoding protein kinase PINOID; this encodes MLRESDSEMSLGTTNSPISSGTESCSSFSRLSFDTPPSTTATIPEEESFLSLKPHRSSDFAYAEIRRRRKHGLTFRDFRLMRRIGAGDIGTVYLCRLAGDEEESRRSYFAMKVVDKEALALKKKMHRAEMEKKILKMLDHPFLPTLYAEFEASHFSCIVMEYCSGGDLHSLRHRQPDGRFSLSSARFYAAEVLVALEYLHMLGIIYRDLKPENILVRSDGHIMLSDFDLSLCSDSIAAVESSSSSPENQPRSSPRRLTRLAKLFHRVLRSKKVQTLEPNRLFVAEPVSARSGSFVGTHEYVAPEVASGGSHGNAVDWWAFGVFLYEIIYGRTPFAAPTNDVILRNIVKRQLTFPTDTPATMFELHARSLISGLLNKDPTKRLGSRRGAAEVKVHPFFKGLNFALIRTLTPPEIPSDVRRPKKAATFSGRSNKPAAFDFF